Proteins encoded within one genomic window of Bradyrhizobium sp. 186:
- a CDS encoding DUF305 domain-containing protein, which produces MSSPSIIGIFKVAISLACVSPVTQLALEFDVPLFSRGFVRRRAISLATSLSVMATSFALAHDPKHHHDARAVKDTDGHQFLFDSELAMSNMNRSMLMTPTRYIDRDFVDVMVPHHQGAIDMARAEIRYGRNDELRQEISSTRHALSAAANLMPSTSAEIALHAPN; this is translated from the coding sequence TTGAGCTCGCCGAGCATCATCGGCATCTTCAAAGTAGCGATTTCGCTGGCCTGCGTGTCGCCGGTCACACAGCTTGCCTTGGAGTTTGACGTGCCCCTGTTTTCCCGCGGATTCGTACGCAGACGCGCTATCTCGCTGGCAACCAGCCTGTCGGTCATGGCGACATCATTCGCCCTCGCCCATGATCCGAAGCATCATCACGACGCCCGTGCGGTGAAAGACACAGACGGGCATCAGTTTCTCTTCGACAGCGAACTTGCGATGAGCAACATGAACCGCAGCATGCTCATGACGCCGACCCGCTATATCGATCGCGATTTCGTTGATGTGATGGTCCCTCACCATCAGGGCGCGATCGACATGGCGCGCGCGGAAATCAGGTACGGCCGCAACGACGAACTTCGGCAGGAAATCTCTTCCACGCGTCACGCGTTGTCGGCCGCCGCCAATTTGATGCCGTCGACCAGCGCCGAGATCGCTTTGCACGCACCGAATTGA
- a CDS encoding efflux RND transporter permease subunit — MGIVRFAVRFPHTFYVVAALILFLGGAALWSMPTDIFPEIRIPVVTVIWQYTGLSTPEMEQRVSTYSQYSISANVNGIKNMESQTLNGLSVQKIYFQPDVNLDLAIAQIVSATNSIRALMPPGIQPPIVVQFNASSVPVLQLALNSDNLNEQQLYDFGIYRIRQQLAPVPGVTLPTPAGGKYRQIMVDIDPDKLLSRGLTPLDIVNAVNTQNLTLPSGTAKMGDIQYTVRTNATPATIDDLNKIPVKFSNGATILLKDVAQVRDGSMVQQNIVREDGRRSVLLSIIKNGNASTLAVVNGVKKALTAVRAAAPPGLKITELFDQSVFVTNSVNGVLREGAIAAGLTAMMILLFLGSWRSTLVVMISIPLAILSSLVVLYFLGETLNTMTLGGLALAVGILVDDSTVTIENTHRLWTEEGMPLADATLHGAAEIAVPTLVSTLAISCVFTSVVFLEGPAKYLFTPLGLAVVFAMLASYGLSRTLTPITIGLLLKGERRHVHGEVPVGLFSHLSAAFERSFERLREGYSRVLGMLLRRRAIVPIVAILILGLGAVMLSLVGRDFFPLIDGGQIQLHVRAPAGTRIESTEAIFQKIEDKIREVIPEKERSLIVDNIGLPARAYNLAFADGSTIGINDGVILVSLRDGHKPTADYVKKLRQVLPASFPDDTFYFQAADIVTQILNFGLPAQIDVRTVGYGANNLTVARELQKRLAAVPGIVDAHLQQEIDGPAFYADIDRTRAAQLGLNASTVATNINVSLSSSVQVSPNFWTDLSSGIPYYLAVQTPEYKINSLNALANTPVSTSLAASGQTVPGMLSNIATFKRDTMPTNANQSNVQPVYEVYASVQGRDLGSVAADIGKVTAGLQKELKPGNSIQVLGQIQSMNDSFRDLGLGLVFAAVFVYLLMVVNYQSFGEPLVVILALPATLCGIVTMLFITGTTLNVPSLMGAIMSVGVASANSILLVTFAREQQLKGHSAFEAALSAGRTRIRPVLMTAAAMIVGMIPMAIGGAGEEQNAALARAVIGGLLFATPTTLLVVPYLFAMLRKGNDGKPQHGVFEELQA; from the coding sequence ATGGGAATTGTTCGATTTGCAGTGAGGTTCCCGCACACCTTCTACGTGGTGGCGGCGCTGATCCTGTTTCTGGGCGGTGCGGCGCTTTGGTCGATGCCGACGGACATCTTCCCAGAGATACGCATCCCTGTGGTGACGGTCATCTGGCAGTACACCGGTCTGTCCACGCCGGAGATGGAGCAGCGCGTCAGCACCTACAGCCAGTATTCCATCAGTGCCAACGTCAATGGCATCAAGAACATGGAGTCTCAGACCCTCAATGGTCTGTCGGTGCAGAAGATCTATTTCCAGCCCGACGTCAATCTCGACTTGGCGATTGCGCAGATCGTTTCCGCCACCAACTCGATTCGTGCGTTGATGCCGCCGGGCATCCAGCCGCCGATAGTCGTGCAGTTCAATGCGTCGAGCGTTCCTGTGCTGCAGCTCGCCTTGAATTCGGACAACCTCAACGAACAGCAACTCTATGACTTTGGCATCTATCGCATCCGGCAGCAGCTCGCACCCGTACCGGGCGTCACGCTGCCCACGCCGGCCGGCGGAAAGTACCGCCAGATCATGGTGGACATCGATCCCGACAAGCTCCTGTCTCGAGGGCTGACTCCGCTCGACATCGTCAACGCGGTGAATACTCAAAATCTCACGCTTCCATCCGGCACCGCGAAGATGGGCGACATTCAATACACGGTGCGTACGAATGCGACGCCGGCGACCATCGACGATCTCAACAAGATCCCGGTCAAGTTCTCAAACGGCGCCACCATCCTGCTGAAGGACGTGGCCCAGGTGCGTGATGGATCGATGGTGCAGCAGAACATCGTTCGCGAGGACGGTCGTCGCTCGGTCCTGCTCAGCATCATCAAGAACGGCAACGCCTCGACGCTGGCAGTCGTCAACGGCGTGAAGAAGGCGCTGACTGCTGTTCGCGCTGCCGCACCTCCCGGACTCAAGATCACGGAGCTATTCGACCAGTCAGTCTTCGTGACGAATTCGGTGAATGGCGTGCTGCGGGAGGGGGCGATCGCGGCGGGGTTGACCGCCATGATGATCCTCCTGTTCCTGGGCTCGTGGCGCTCGACTCTCGTTGTGATGATTTCGATTCCGCTGGCGATCCTGTCGTCGCTTGTCGTGCTCTACTTCCTCGGGGAAACGCTGAACACGATGACGCTGGGCGGCCTCGCCCTTGCGGTCGGCATTCTGGTCGACGATTCGACCGTCACGATCGAGAATACTCATCGGCTGTGGACCGAGGAGGGCATGCCGCTTGCGGACGCCACCTTGCATGGAGCGGCTGAGATCGCCGTGCCCACATTGGTGTCCACACTTGCCATCAGCTGCGTGTTCACGTCGGTGGTGTTCCTTGAGGGTCCAGCCAAATACCTGTTTACCCCACTGGGACTCGCCGTCGTGTTTGCGATGCTTGCGTCCTACGGATTGTCCCGGACGCTGACGCCGATCACGATCGGACTCCTGCTGAAGGGCGAGCGGCGGCACGTCCATGGCGAGGTGCCGGTCGGCCTGTTCTCGCATCTCTCTGCTGCCTTCGAGCGCAGCTTCGAACGGCTGCGCGAGGGCTATTCACGGGTCCTGGGAATGCTGCTGCGACGCCGCGCCATCGTGCCCATTGTGGCGATCCTGATACTCGGCCTGGGAGCGGTGATGCTGAGCCTCGTGGGCAGGGATTTCTTTCCGTTGATCGACGGAGGCCAGATCCAGCTCCATGTCCGCGCGCCGGCAGGAACGCGTATCGAGAGTACCGAAGCCATATTCCAGAAGATCGAGGATAAGATCCGCGAGGTCATCCCTGAGAAGGAGCGCTCGCTCATTGTCGACAACATCGGTCTGCCCGCACGGGCCTATAACCTGGCCTTTGCCGACGGCTCGACCATCGGCATCAACGACGGCGTGATCCTGGTCTCGCTCCGGGACGGCCATAAACCGACCGCGGATTACGTCAAGAAGCTGCGTCAGGTCCTGCCGGCGTCGTTTCCCGACGACACGTTCTACTTCCAGGCCGCCGACATCGTCACGCAGATCCTGAACTTCGGACTGCCGGCGCAGATCGACGTTCGGACTGTCGGCTATGGAGCCAACAATCTGACCGTCGCAAGGGAACTCCAGAAGCGACTGGCCGCCGTTCCGGGTATCGTCGACGCCCATCTCCAGCAGGAGATCGACGGTCCGGCGTTCTATGCAGATATCGACAGGACCCGTGCCGCCCAGCTCGGCCTGAACGCCAGCACGGTCGCGACCAACATCAATGTCAGCCTCAGTTCGTCGGTGCAGGTCTCGCCGAATTTCTGGACGGATCTAAGCTCCGGCATTCCATACTACCTCGCCGTGCAGACGCCGGAATACAAGATCAATTCGCTCAACGCGCTGGCCAATACGCCCGTGTCCACGTCGCTCGCCGCGAGTGGCCAGACGGTGCCGGGCATGCTCAGCAACATCGCGACCTTCAAGCGCGATACGATGCCGACCAACGCCAATCAGAGCAACGTCCAGCCGGTTTACGAGGTCTATGCCAGCGTGCAGGGCCGCGATCTCGGCAGCGTCGCGGCTGACATCGGCAAGGTCACCGCCGGGCTCCAGAAGGAATTGAAACCCGGAAATTCCATCCAGGTCCTCGGCCAGATCCAGAGCATGAACGACTCGTTCCGCGATCTCGGCCTCGGCCTCGTGTTCGCGGCAGTGTTCGTCTATCTGCTGATGGTCGTGAATTACCAGAGCTTTGGCGAACCCTTGGTGGTTATCCTTGCGTTGCCCGCGACGCTCTGCGGCATCGTCACCATGCTGTTCATCACCGGGACCACGCTCAACGTCCCGTCGCTGATGGGTGCAATCATGTCGGTCGGCGTTGCATCGGCGAACTCCATCCTGCTCGTGACCTTTGCGCGCGAGCAGCAGCTCAAGGGACATTCCGCCTTCGAGGCGGCGTTGAGCGCCGGTCGCACCCGCATCCGGCCGGTGCTGATGACGGCCGCCGCGATGATCGTCGGCATGATCCCGATGGCGATCGGCGGTGCCGGCGAGGAGCAGAACGCGGCACTCGCGCGCGCTGTGATTGGCGGACTGCTGTTTGCAACACCGACGACCCTCCTCGTCGTTCCCTATCTGTTTGCCATGCTGCGCAAGGGTAATGACGGAAAGCCGCAGCATGGCGTCTTCGAGGAATTGCAGGCATGA
- the rpoH gene encoding RNA polymerase sigma factor RpoH has protein sequence MQAQNAVATVLPAPQSAGILAYSAAIKRFDLLERGREQQLARRWQERRDKSATDELVTSHLRLAAKVARGYKGYGLPIVDLIAEANLGLVIAASRFEPGHGARFSSYAIWWIKATVHEYILRTWSLVKIGTTAAQKKLFFRLRSEMRKVADQTAVLTPEIAQVIADKLEVTARDVVEMDSRLCGDLSLHTRVGDGDRSAEWEATLVDESPDAEQIVAEHDETTRRSRALRAALEVLTERERRVFEARRLAERPLTLEQLSCELSISSERVRQIEASAFAKVKRATILAARAGSEATAA, from the coding sequence ATGCAAGCTCAGAACGCCGTCGCCACCGTACTGCCAGCTCCGCAATCAGCGGGCATTCTCGCCTATTCCGCAGCCATCAAGCGCTTCGATCTGCTCGAGCGCGGCCGTGAGCAGCAGCTCGCGCGGCGTTGGCAGGAGCGGCGCGACAAGAGCGCGACCGACGAACTGGTCACGAGCCATCTTCGTCTCGCCGCTAAGGTGGCACGAGGCTACAAGGGGTACGGTCTTCCAATCGTCGACCTTATCGCGGAGGCCAATCTTGGGCTCGTGATTGCCGCCTCGCGTTTTGAACCTGGACACGGTGCGCGGTTTTCGAGCTACGCCATTTGGTGGATCAAGGCGACCGTCCACGAATACATCTTGCGCACATGGTCTCTGGTCAAGATCGGCACGACGGCCGCGCAAAAGAAACTCTTCTTCCGGCTGCGCAGCGAAATGAGGAAGGTCGCAGACCAGACGGCGGTCCTGACGCCCGAAATTGCGCAGGTCATTGCGGACAAGCTTGAAGTGACCGCCCGCGACGTGGTTGAAATGGATAGCCGGCTCTGTGGTGATCTTTCCCTGCATACCCGGGTCGGTGACGGCGATCGATCGGCGGAATGGGAAGCGACGCTCGTCGATGAGTCTCCGGATGCAGAGCAGATCGTCGCCGAGCACGACGAAACAACACGCCGGTCAAGGGCACTGCGCGCCGCGCTGGAGGTCTTGACGGAGCGGGAGCGGCGCGTGTTCGAAGCGAGACGGCTTGCAGAGCGACCGCTGACGCTGGAGCAACTTAGCTGCGAGCTATCGATCTCGAGCGAACGGGTACGGCAGATCGAGGCAAGCGCGTTCGCCAAGGTCAAGCGCGCGACGATCCTGGCGGCCAGGGCGGGCAGCGAAGCAACGGCTGCGTGA